The Puntigrus tetrazona isolate hp1 chromosome 16, ASM1883169v1, whole genome shotgun sequence genome includes a region encoding these proteins:
- the LOC122360822 gene encoding uncharacterized protein LOC122360822: MREKAIQASTSHVWLGLRYTCTFNFWFWIKNREAGCYQNWAPGHGPRGCRSVGCQELWSPLEGTVGAFVLHFEPNISPVSLRKYQKELERCSEILPSEQLFISFWNINLPKPIGRHRNCTVVMVNRTGRWKSIRCDTTLPFICHGDLKPTTKPATTTRQNPSASLKSIPGSATTQNRPLQNTTDAGYTNSKTMQIITSAEQDNLILVRENLTWTEAASYCRKHHVDLVSIHSEELQSRTARKAIQASTSHVWLGLRYTCTFNFWFWIKNREAGCYQNWAPGHGPRGYEECGLSGAMESTGGHRWVGRPRDRKIQFHLPNMYWCVLTTKREETE, from the exons ATGCGAGAAAAAGCCATCCAGGCCTCTACTTCTCACGTATGGCTGGGTCTCCGTTACACCTGCACCTTCAACTTCTGGTTCTGGATAAAGAACAGAGAAGCAGGCTGTTACCAGAACTGGGCGCCTGGTCATGGGCCACGTGGTTGCAGGAGTGTGGGCTGTCAGGAGCTATGGAGTCCACTGGAGGGCACCGTTGG TGCTTTTGTCCTTCACTTCGAGCCAAATATCTCACCGGTATCACTTCGTAAATATCAGAAAGAACTGGAGCGATGCTCAGAGATTCTGCC ATCAGAGCAACTTTTCATTTCGTTTTGGAATATCAACCTGCCGAAACCCATCGGCAGACACCGCAACTGTACTGTAGTGATGGTGAACCGAACAGGGAGATGGAAAAGCATCCGATGTGACACCACTCTGCCCTTCATCTGTCACGGTG ATCTTAAACCAACCACTAAACCAGCAACCACAACCAGACAGAATCCAAGTGCATCtctcaaat CTATTCCTGGATCAGCAACAACACAGAACAGACCACTTCAAAACACAACCGATGCGGGATATACAAACAGTAAGACAATGCAAATAATCACAAGTGCAGAGCAAG ATAACCTGATTCTGGTCCGTGAGAACCTGACGTGGACAGAAGCTGCGAGTTACTGCAGAAAGCACCACGTGGACCTGGTCTCCATTCACAGCGAGGAGCTTCAGAGCAGGACGGCGAGAAAAGCCATCCAGGCCTCTACTTCTCACGTATGGCTGGGTCTCCGTTACACCTGCACCTTCAACTTCTGGTTCTGGATAAAGAACAGAGAAGCAGGCTGCTACCAGAACTGGGCGCCTGGTCATGGGCCACGTGGTTATGAGGAGTGTGGGCTGTCAGGAGCTATGGAGTCCACTGGAGGGCACCGTTGGGTCGGGAGACCGAGAGACAGAAAGATTCAATTTCATCTGCCAAATATGTACTGGTGCGTTCTGACCACAAAAAGAGAAGAGACTGAATGA